ACACTTCTACATCCACACCGACTGGATTATGTTTGCCCGCAAGGTGCTCAATTTCGACGTTCATAACCTCAACCGGTTTCGCCGATTACTACGAGCATTTTACGGCAGCTTCGACAGCCTGTTTGTACTCAACACCGACCAACAAAAATGGCTCACCGGAAAGAGCATGGCCTTTGAGCCTGAGAAAGTATTCCTTACCGCTCACTGGGCTGACGAAGGATTTGAACCAAAACAAAAGTCGAAAGCTGAAATTTTTGGAGTTGAAGAGCATGAAACGGTAGTTCTATTTGCTGGTAGAATTAGCAACGAAAAAGGAGTAATGGAACTCCCTGCTATTTATGGTGAAGTAAGAGCACAATACCCATCCGTTCGCTTTGCCATTGCAGGAACAGGCCCAGCGGAACCTGAATTAAAAGAAGCCTTGCCCGAAGCGATTTACCTTGGCTGGGTAGATCATAACGAATTGGTGGATGTATACTCGGCAGCAGATCTGCTCATTCTTCCCTCAAAGTTCGACACATTTGGATGCGTAGTGCTCGAGGCCTTAAGCTGTGGATTACCTGTTGTTGCTTACAAAACAAAAGGGCCAAAGGATATCATTCTGGATGGTGAAAACGGCTATCTCTCCCCTAGCAGGACCGATATGGTAAAAAAGATAGGGCAATTCATCCAAAATCCAGACTTACAAAAAACATTTAAAGTGGCAGCATTGGAGCGAGCTAAGTTCTTCAGCACCGATAGAATAGTAAACCAACTACTTCAGGATGTTAAGCTAGCATAGGTTAGAATGTCCAAAGGAGGGAAGCAATCCAAGAATTGGATATGGTGGAAGCATGGGGTAGTATACCAAATCTACCCCCGTAGCTTTTATGACTCCAACGGGGACGGCATTGGCGATATCCCTGGAATTATTCAAAAGTTAGATTATCTCACCTCTCTTGGCATCGATGCCGTATGGCTTTCTCCCGTATATGAATCACCCATGTACGATTTTGGCTACGATATCCGCAACTACCGGAACATCGACCCAATTTTTGGCACTCTCCACGATTTTAAGGTATTGCTGAAAGAGGCTCATCATAGAAACATTCGGATTATAATGGATATGGTGATGAACCATACCTCACACCAGCATCCTTGGTTTTTGGAATCGAAGGCATCGCGGAGCAATGCAAAGCGAAATTGGTATATCTGGTCCAATGGCAAGGGACCTCTGCCGCCCAACAACTGGCTTTCAGCTTTTGGCGGAAGTGCTTGGGAATGGGATTCATCAACCGAGCAGTACTACATGCACTCCTTTCTTAAGGAACAACCCGACCTAAACTGGCGCAACGAGGAGATGGCCGACACCTTTTTTCAGGAGATAACCTTTTGGCTCAACCTTGGCGTAGATGGTTTCCGACTGGATGTTATTAACTGGATTGGAAAAGATAAAAAGTTTCGAGACAATCCATTCTGGCTTAAACTTCTTGGCATTCAGAAGCACCAATACGACCGTAACAGAGCCATCTCGCACAAGGTGGTTAAACGGTTACGCAAGCAACTTGATGCGCACAAAGACAAACTGCTCGTTGGGGAGGTATTTGTCTTTCCTCCCGGTAATCCAGCACTTGCAGCGAGTTATCTGGGAAAGAACAATGACGAACTGCATCTCGCATTCGATTTCTCGCTCATTTACCGCTGGTGGAGCGCAAAGTTGTTTTACAAATGCTTAAAGCGCTGGTACGATCATATTCCAGAGAACGGATGGCCGGCACTGGTACTCTCCAACCACGATATGCCTCGCGCTATTAGTCGTTATGGCAAAGGAAGAGAAAAGACAAAAAAGGCACGGGTAGCCGCATTTTTAATTCTAACCGCCAAAGGAACACCGTTTCTCTACTACGGGGAAGAGATTGGAATGCCCAACTTAAAATTACCTAAAAGTCAAATCAGTGATCCGCTGGGCAAACGCTACTGGCCTATCTATCCAGGAAGAGATCCGTCAAGAGCACCAATGCAGTGGAGCAGCGAGCGCTACGCCGGATTTTCAACAACCACTCCTTGGATTAAGGTGGACCCTTGCTACAAAAAAGTGAATGTCGAAGATCAACAAAAGGACCACCACTCCTTGTTGAATACCTACCAAAAACTCATTCAACTTCGGAAAAAAAGTTGGGCGCTTCAAGCTGGCGATCATCAGTTTGTAAAAACCGGAAGAAATGGGATACTCGCCTACCTAAGGATTTATGGCAGTGAGAAGATGCTTGTTGTACTCAATTTTTCTGGGCAGGAAAGGGAAGCAGAAATTCCAGAAAAGAGTGGTATTGAATGGGCTGTGGTTGCAGCCACCCACCTGCCTGTTGGTACCTATTTTGAAAAACTACAGTTTAAGTTAAACCCTTACGAGGCAATCGTCCTCAAAAAATTGCCCAGTTAACAAACAGAATGCAAGCCTGTTTGTTTATATATTAAGGTAATGCAGACAATGGTTTATACCGTTTCCTTTAATAAGGATATGCCTCCAATAGGGTCGATATTTGACACTTGAAAAACGCCTTTGCACGGTAAAATGAGACCATCGATAAAACAGCAACCCACCAAAAAAATAGGCAAGCAATAAAAAAGCTACTTTTGCCAACCATGGGTGATTCGTGAAAGAGTAATTGTGGAAACATTTTGACCACAAATTTTTCGGCCATTGGATGAACACCTGAAAATATTTTGCAAATGATAAAGGCAGAAAACATTAGTAGTGTAGCCATCGTTTCGAAGAACGAGAAAATTCCTTATGGTCAACTTTTTGGACATATTGCGGAATTAGCCCAAACCTTTTCTGGAAAAGGCTATACGAGAGTAGCCATCTACGCCGAAAACAGGCCAGAGTGGATTTATGCGTTTTATGCAGCTTGGAAGAATGGATGCACCGTTATTCCCATTGACTTCTCGGCAGCTGCCGATGATGTT
The Williamwhitmania sp. DNA segment above includes these coding regions:
- a CDS encoding alpha-glucosidase — protein: MSKGGKQSKNWIWWKHGVVYQIYPRSFYDSNGDGIGDIPGIIQKLDYLTSLGIDAVWLSPVYESPMYDFGYDIRNYRNIDPIFGTLHDFKVLLKEAHHRNIRIIMDMVMNHTSHQHPWFLESKASRSNAKRNWYIWSNGKGPLPPNNWLSAFGGSAWEWDSSTEQYYMHSFLKEQPDLNWRNEEMADTFFQEITFWLNLGVDGFRLDVINWIGKDKKFRDNPFWLKLLGIQKHQYDRNRAISHKVVKRLRKQLDAHKDKLLVGEVFVFPPGNPALAASYLGKNNDELHLAFDFSLIYRWWSAKLFYKCLKRWYDHIPENGWPALVLSNHDMPRAISRYGKGREKTKKARVAAFLILTAKGTPFLYYGEEIGMPNLKLPKSQISDPLGKRYWPIYPGRDPSRAPMQWSSERYAGFSTTTPWIKVDPCYKKVNVEDQQKDHHSLLNTYQKLIQLRKKSWALQAGDHQFVKTGRNGILAYLRIYGSEKMLVVLNFSGQEREAEIPEKSGIEWAVVAATHLPVGTYFEKLQFKLNPYEAIVLKKLPS